Proteins encoded by one window of Cyclobacteriaceae bacterium:
- the leuB gene encoding 3-isopropylmalate dehydrogenase — protein sequence MKKRITILPGDGIGKEVTAEGKRALQTIAELFGHEFEFTEGLIGHEAIEKTGVALPDETLALLKKSDAILFGAVGHPKYDNDPTLKVRPEQGLLKMRKELGLYANLRPIKLFDELLHASSIKPEILKGSDILFFRELTGDVYFGDKGRKDEGNTAYDLMIYQRYEIERIAHKAFQAAQTRKKKVTSVDKANVLESSRLWREVVQQVGKAYPDVTLEHQFIDAAAMKLIQNPRSFDVVLTGNLFGDILTDEASQIAGSMGMLASASVGDSIGLYEPIHGSAHDITGKGIANPLASILSAALLLDISFGLKEESETVIHAVEATLKNGFRTKDIADNKTSKENTLNTPQMGSKVLEQIEKVASKKILNPIS from the coding sequence ATGAAGAAAAGAATAACCATACTCCCCGGAGACGGCATCGGCAAAGAAGTGACAGCCGAAGGAAAACGTGCGTTGCAAACTATTGCCGAGTTATTCGGTCATGAGTTTGAATTTACAGAAGGACTGATCGGTCATGAGGCAATCGAAAAAACAGGAGTTGCCTTACCTGATGAAACCTTGGCACTACTGAAAAAATCAGATGCGATTTTATTTGGCGCAGTGGGCCACCCGAAATACGATAACGATCCAACCCTGAAAGTAAGACCCGAGCAAGGGTTGCTGAAAATGCGCAAGGAACTGGGCTTGTATGCCAACCTTCGCCCCATTAAACTTTTTGACGAATTACTGCATGCCTCCAGTATTAAACCCGAAATTCTCAAAGGTTCGGATATTCTTTTCTTCCGTGAACTGACAGGTGATGTGTATTTCGGTGATAAAGGACGTAAAGACGAGGGCAATACCGCCTATGATTTGATGATCTATCAGCGCTACGAAATTGAACGCATTGCACACAAAGCCTTTCAAGCAGCACAAACACGCAAGAAAAAAGTTACTTCAGTGGATAAAGCCAATGTGTTGGAAAGTTCGCGACTGTGGCGCGAAGTAGTGCAGCAGGTGGGAAAAGCGTACCCGGATGTAACGCTGGAGCATCAGTTCATTGATGCGGCCGCCATGAAACTGATTCAAAATCCGCGCAGCTTTGATGTTGTGCTCACCGGAAATTTATTTGGCGACATCCTTACCGATGAAGCCTCGCAAATTGCCGGCTCAATGGGCATGTTAGCCTCCGCTTCCGTTGGCGATTCCATCGGGTTGTACGAACCCATACACGGTAGTGCGCACGACATCACCGGAAAAGGAATTGCCAATCCATTGGCCTCCATTTTATCTGCAGCCTTGTTGTTGGATATTTCTTTTGGCTTAAAAGAAGAATCCGAAACGGTAATCCATGCAGTAGAAGCCACATTGAAAAACGGATTCAGAACCAAAGACATTGCCGACAATAAAACAAGCAAAGAAAATACCCTGAACACACCCCAGATGGGAAGCAAAGTGCTGGAGCAAATTGAAAAAGTGGCCAGTAAAAAAATTCTAAACCCTATATCCTGA
- the leuD gene encoding 3-isopropylmalate dehydratase small subunit, with product MKENFTTLISTTVPLPVENIDTDQIIPARFLKATTREGFGENLFRDWRYDGDGNPKSDFILNDPTFQGKILVAGKNFGCGSSREHAAWALYDYGFRVVISSFFADIFKNNSLNNALLPVQVSDAFLKNTFQLIEKNPQAQVEVNLETQTITLPDGNSETFEINPYKKACLINGYDDIDYLLSLRDEIKEFDIKAASLEL from the coding sequence ATGAAAGAAAATTTTACAACATTAATATCCACGACAGTACCCCTACCGGTCGAAAACATTGATACCGATCAGATTATTCCTGCTCGTTTCCTAAAAGCTACTACGCGTGAAGGCTTTGGCGAAAATCTGTTTCGCGATTGGCGTTATGATGGGGATGGGAATCCAAAATCGGATTTCATTCTCAATGATCCAACATTTCAGGGTAAAATTCTCGTAGCCGGAAAAAATTTTGGGTGTGGAAGCAGTCGCGAGCATGCTGCGTGGGCCTTGTATGATTACGGATTCCGTGTTGTAATCTCCTCCTTCTTTGCCGACATCTTTAAAAACAATTCACTAAACAATGCCTTGTTGCCTGTTCAGGTGAGTGATGCATTTTTGAAAAATACATTTCAACTCATTGAAAAAAATCCGCAAGCACAAGTTGAAGTGAATCTTGAGACGCAAACCATAACACTTCCGGATGGAAACTCAGAAACATTTGAGATCAACCCATACAAGAAGGCGTGTCTGATTAATGGGTATGATGATATTGACTACTTATTGAGTTTAAGAGATGAAATAAAAGAATTTGACATAAAAGCTGCGAGCCTTGAGCTATGA
- the leuC gene encoding 3-isopropylmalate dehydratase large subunit, giving the protein MNKPKTLFDKIWDAHVVKQKEGYPDALFIDRHFIHEVTSPQAFDGLRKRGIPVFNTSRTTATADHNVPTKDQHLPIREALSRHQVETLRKNCAEFGIELYDLGHPFQGIVHIIGPELGLTLPGMTIVCGDSHTSTHGAFGNIAFGIGTSEVEQVLATQCILQHKPKTMRIEVNGKLGKGVVAKDIILYIISKISASGATGYFVEYAGSTIESLSMEARMTICNMSIEMGARGGLIAPDDTTFNYIRGRRFAPQGEAFEKLVESWKLLKTDKDAAYDNVLTYDAADIAPMITYGTNPGMGIRVTDRIPTTEELKEINEKTSFTKSLEYMGLEPGSTLLGKPVDYVFIGSCTNARIEDLRLVASIVNGKQKSPNVEVWVVPGSKQVEEQARKEGLDKIFEAAGFELRSPGCSACLGMNEDKIPAGKYCISTSNRNFEGRQGPKSRTFLASPLSAAAAAITGRITDVRELVDK; this is encoded by the coding sequence ATGAATAAGCCTAAAACATTGTTTGATAAGATCTGGGATGCGCACGTTGTAAAACAAAAGGAGGGCTACCCCGATGCACTCTTTATCGACAGGCATTTCATTCACGAAGTAACCAGTCCGCAGGCGTTTGACGGGTTGCGCAAACGCGGTATACCTGTATTCAATACCTCGCGTACAACCGCCACAGCCGATCATAATGTACCAACCAAAGATCAGCACCTTCCCATTCGGGAAGCGTTATCGCGACATCAAGTAGAGACGTTAAGAAAAAATTGCGCGGAGTTTGGTATTGAGCTTTATGATCTCGGGCATCCGTTTCAAGGCATCGTGCACATCATCGGCCCTGAGTTGGGATTAACCTTGCCCGGCATGACCATTGTGTGTGGTGATAGTCATACCTCCACACATGGCGCGTTTGGAAACATTGCATTCGGTATTGGCACCAGCGAAGTAGAACAAGTACTTGCCACACAATGCATTCTGCAACACAAGCCTAAAACCATGCGCATTGAAGTAAATGGAAAACTTGGCAAAGGTGTAGTGGCTAAGGATATCATCCTGTATATCATTTCAAAAATATCTGCGAGTGGTGCCACGGGATATTTTGTTGAGTACGCAGGCAGTACCATTGAAAGTCTATCGATGGAAGCGCGCATGACCATCTGTAACATGAGCATTGAGATGGGTGCCCGTGGCGGATTGATTGCACCCGATGACACTACGTTCAACTACATCCGCGGAAGAAGGTTTGCCCCACAAGGGGAAGCTTTTGAAAAACTAGTTGAATCATGGAAGCTATTAAAGACCGATAAAGACGCAGCATACGATAACGTATTGACTTACGATGCGGCAGACATAGCTCCGATGATCACTTATGGAACCAATCCGGGCATGGGCATTCGGGTTACGGATAGAATTCCCACGACTGAAGAATTGAAGGAGATTAATGAAAAAACATCTTTCACAAAGTCACTGGAATACATGGGGCTTGAGCCCGGCTCAACCTTGCTTGGCAAACCAGTCGACTATGTTTTTATCGGCAGTTGTACGAATGCGCGCATTGAGGATTTGCGCCTTGTGGCCTCCATTGTAAATGGAAAACAAAAATCGCCTAATGTAGAAGTTTGGGTAGTGCCCGGATCAAAGCAAGTGGAAGAACAGGCGCGCAAAGAAGGGCTTGATAAAATTTTTGAAGCAGCCGGATTTGAATTGCGCAGCCCGGGCTGTTCAGCATGCCTGGGCATGAACGAAGATAAAATTCCTGCAGGCAAGTACTGCATCAGCACCTCAAACCGAAACTTTGAAGGAAGACAGGGCCCGAAGTCGAGAACATTTTTGGCGAGTCCGTTGAGTGCAGCTGCGGCTGCGATTACCGGAAGGATTACCGATGTACGAGAATTAGTTGACAAATAA
- the thrC gene encoding threonine synthase, translating to MKYYSLTTPSRKVSFQQAVLQGLAPDGGLYMPEFIPELSTDFIRQLPSLSKTDIGFTVARSFVDERIPDETLREIIDETIAFDFPLVTLEENVFALELFHGPTLAFKDVGARFLARALQHIAQTTHQEITVLVATSGDTGSAVAHGFYNVEGIRVVILYPAGMVSALQEKQFATLGRNIQAVKVAGTFDDCQRLVKQAFQDEELCKTKFLTSANSINIARLIPQSFYYFFAWSQLSTSNVVFSVPSGNFGNLTAGVLAKKMGLPIHAFVAATNANDVVPEYLHTNVFTPRASTQTISNAMDVGNPSNFPRLLALYDNDWDSITKEIYGYAFTDTETRKAIADVFAKKNYILDPHGAVSYLGLKKYLADNPEAKGIFLETAHPSKFPDVVEFAIQQSITLHPALAELANKQIQSVSCTSDFSDFKKLLMEY from the coding sequence ATGAAGTATTACAGCTTAACTACGCCATCACGCAAAGTTTCCTTTCAACAAGCCGTACTGCAAGGACTTGCTCCCGATGGTGGTTTATACATGCCGGAATTCATACCTGAATTATCAACGGACTTTATCCGTCAGTTACCTTCACTTTCTAAAACAGACATAGGTTTTACTGTTGCACGGTCTTTCGTTGATGAACGAATTCCGGATGAAACACTCCGTGAAATTATTGATGAAACTATCGCCTTTGATTTTCCGCTGGTTACATTGGAAGAAAATGTTTTTGCCTTGGAGTTATTTCATGGGCCAACACTTGCATTTAAAGATGTAGGTGCACGGTTTCTTGCGCGCGCACTCCAGCATATCGCACAAACCACCCACCAGGAAATTACTGTACTGGTGGCCACCTCAGGTGATACCGGCAGCGCAGTAGCGCATGGCTTTTATAATGTGGAAGGCATACGTGTGGTCATCCTATACCCAGCGGGTATGGTGAGTGCACTGCAGGAAAAGCAATTCGCTACACTGGGAAGAAACATACAAGCTGTTAAAGTAGCGGGCACGTTTGACGATTGTCAGCGGTTGGTCAAACAAGCCTTTCAGGATGAAGAACTCTGCAAGACAAAATTTTTAACATCGGCCAATTCCATAAACATTGCGCGATTAATACCTCAATCATTTTACTATTTTTTTGCCTGGTCACAACTTAGCACATCTAACGTAGTCTTTTCTGTTCCGAGCGGAAATTTTGGCAATCTTACAGCAGGTGTGTTGGCTAAGAAAATGGGATTGCCCATCCATGCCTTTGTTGCGGCAACCAATGCAAACGATGTGGTTCCTGAATATCTTCACACCAATGTATTCACACCGCGTGCATCAACGCAAACCATCAGCAATGCCATGGACGTAGGCAATCCCAGCAACTTTCCGCGGTTGCTTGCCCTGTATGATAATGATTGGGATTCCATAACAAAGGAAATCTACGGCTACGCATTTACAGATACCGAAACTCGAAAAGCTATAGCAGATGTCTTTGCGAAAAAAAATTATATTCTTGATCCACATGGGGCGGTGAGTTACCTGGGGCTAAAAAAATATTTAGCTGATAATCCTGAAGCAAAAGGCATATTTCTTGAAACAGCGCATCCTTCAAAATTTCCGGACGTGGTAGAATTCGCTATTCAGCAATCTATAACGCTTCACCCGGCTTTAGCCGAACTTGCCAACAAACAAATTCAATCCGTATCGTGTACTTCAGATTTCTCAGATTTTAAAAAACTGCTGATGGAGTACTGA
- a CDS encoding homoserine kinase, with amino-acid sequence MKDTNWIKAFAPATVANVSCGFDVFGFALHHPGDEVHVRLNDSDNVTITKITGDNNLLPREAHLNTCGVAVQQFLQAANLPYGAEINLHKKLPLGSGMGSSAASAVAALVAINHATGNKLSKKELLPFAMEAERIACGSAHADNVAPALLGGFVLIRDKETLDIINIPAPPELMSVVIHPHIEIKTSDARQALRKTLTLGDAVKQWGNTAGLIAGLMKEDYELIGRSLEDVVAEPVRAIFIPGYYHVKQVALQAGALGCGISGSGPSVFAYCRGEANAQAVASAMQAAFQEIHLKADSYISSINSDGARVLSSK; translated from the coding sequence ATGAAGGATACGAATTGGATAAAAGCCTTTGCTCCCGCAACCGTAGCCAACGTGTCGTGCGGGTTTGATGTGTTCGGCTTTGCCTTGCATCATCCTGGAGATGAAGTGCACGTTCGGTTAAATGATTCCGATAATGTTACGATAACCAAGATTACAGGCGACAATAATTTGCTTCCGCGCGAAGCACACCTGAATACGTGTGGTGTTGCCGTGCAGCAGTTTCTTCAAGCTGCAAACCTTCCATATGGTGCAGAAATTAATCTTCACAAAAAATTACCACTTGGCAGCGGCATGGGTTCCAGTGCGGCCAGCGCAGTAGCAGCACTGGTGGCTATAAATCACGCTACTGGAAATAAGCTCTCTAAAAAAGAATTGCTACCCTTTGCTATGGAGGCCGAACGAATCGCTTGTGGTTCGGCCCATGCCGATAATGTTGCGCCTGCTCTGTTGGGTGGTTTTGTATTGATCCGCGATAAAGAAACATTAGACATCATCAACATACCAGCTCCTCCTGAATTAATGTCCGTGGTTATTCATCCACACATTGAAATTAAAACGAGTGATGCACGACAAGCATTGCGCAAAACACTTACCCTTGGCGATGCTGTAAAACAATGGGGCAACACAGCCGGGCTCATTGCCGGCCTGATGAAAGAAGATTATGAGCTGATCGGTCGGTCGTTGGAAGATGTAGTAGCTGAACCGGTTCGCGCTATTTTTATACCGGGCTACTATCACGTTAAACAAGTTGCACTGCAGGCTGGTGCATTGGGTTGTGGTATATCCGGTTCGGGGCCATCGGTTTTTGCATACTGCAGAGGTGAGGCAAATGCGCAGGCTGTTGCAAGTGCCATGCAGGCAGCTTTTCAAGAAATACACCTTAAGGCCGACAGTTATATTTCAAGTATTAATTCAGATGGTGCACGGGTATTATCATCTAAATAA
- the thrA gene encoding bifunctional aspartate kinase/homoserine dehydrogenase I yields MNILKFGGSSVGTPERIKQVIAIIKNKLPGEMAVVFSAFGGVTDQLIHCSQLALNGNLEYKAELAKLVDQHLNAVRDLICISRQSGILAQVTIQFNALEDVLHGVYLVKERTPRTLDYIMSFGERISAYVISEAMREQGIDAEFLDARQIIRTDDQFGSAQVDFEITNKCIVDHFKQHKKIQVVTGFIASSESGETTTLGRSGSDYTAALVAGALKAESLEIWTDVDGILTANPKQVKKAFTVPELSYEEAMELSHFGAKVIFPSTMRPAMAHHIPIWIKNTFNPNGRGTRISAQSTNGKLIKGISSIDTICLLNIQGSGMVGVVGVSMRLFGALAQEKINVILISQASSEHSICLAVEKHQAGKAKKAIEKEFEYEISSKRIDGIELNDNLSIIALVGDGMKHHSGTSGRMFSALGKNGINVVAIAQGSSERNISAVISKNDTAKALSALHDAFFLSNTKTIHLFLIGTGLIGKTLIQQIHQQLNKLLTFNNLEIKLVGLTNSRKMLLNQDGIAVDGALQQLNDHGNEASLKAFKETIIHYNLPNSICIDCTASEAVASVYESLLAENVAIVTPNKKANSAAYDSYASIRKTVRDHGIQFLYETNVCAGLPVINTLNDLLLSGDSVQRIEAVLSGTLNYIFSSFTAGKRFSDVVAEAKALGYTEPDPRDDLSGMDVARKILILARETGLKLELSDVTVESLVPENCTGELSSDEFLERLKASDDYFDQLRSEAERQQKKLRYQASLNDGKIKVGLAAVGNDHAFYSLSGSDNIIQFITTRYSERPMVIRGPGAGAEVTAAGVFADIIRIGNNIR; encoded by the coding sequence ATGAACATCTTAAAATTCGGAGGTTCATCCGTAGGAACCCCGGAGCGGATTAAACAGGTGATCGCCATCATAAAAAATAAACTACCGGGTGAAATGGCCGTAGTGTTCTCAGCCTTTGGCGGTGTTACCGATCAACTCATTCATTGCAGTCAGTTGGCGCTGAACGGCAATCTTGAGTACAAAGCAGAACTTGCCAAGCTGGTCGATCAGCACCTCAATGCTGTACGCGATCTGATTTGCATCTCCAGACAAAGTGGAATTCTTGCGCAGGTTACCATTCAATTCAATGCCCTGGAAGATGTACTGCACGGTGTTTACCTGGTGAAAGAACGCACACCCCGTACGCTGGATTATATCATGAGCTTTGGCGAACGCATTAGTGCTTACGTCATCAGCGAAGCTATGCGCGAACAAGGTATCGATGCTGAATTTCTGGATGCACGACAAATCATTCGTACAGACGATCAGTTTGGCTCAGCACAAGTTGATTTTGAAATTACCAACAAGTGCATTGTTGATCATTTCAAGCAACATAAAAAAATCCAAGTCGTTACCGGTTTTATTGCTTCTTCTGAATCAGGTGAAACCACTACGTTAGGTCGAAGTGGTTCTGATTATACGGCAGCACTAGTAGCCGGTGCGTTGAAAGCAGAATCACTTGAAATTTGGACCGATGTAGATGGCATACTTACAGCCAATCCAAAGCAAGTTAAGAAAGCGTTCACGGTACCCGAGTTGAGTTACGAAGAAGCCATGGAGCTCTCCCATTTTGGAGCCAAAGTAATTTTCCCTTCTACTATGCGACCGGCCATGGCACATCACATCCCCATCTGGATAAAAAATACATTCAACCCCAATGGTCGCGGAACGCGTATCAGCGCACAAAGCACAAATGGAAAATTGATAAAAGGCATTTCATCTATTGATACCATTTGTTTGCTGAACATACAGGGCAGTGGCATGGTTGGTGTAGTAGGTGTTTCGATGAGGCTGTTCGGTGCATTGGCACAGGAGAAAATAAATGTTATCCTGATCAGTCAGGCGTCATCGGAACATTCCATCTGTCTTGCTGTAGAAAAGCATCAGGCAGGAAAAGCTAAAAAAGCAATTGAGAAGGAATTTGAATATGAGATCAGCAGCAAACGAATTGATGGCATTGAGCTGAACGACAATCTGAGTATCATTGCCTTGGTAGGCGATGGTATGAAGCATCATTCCGGTACCAGCGGAAGAATGTTTTCTGCCCTGGGGAAAAATGGGATTAATGTGGTGGCCATTGCACAAGGCTCATCGGAGCGAAATATCTCCGCTGTTATTTCCAAAAATGATACAGCAAAAGCTCTATCCGCCCTGCACGATGCCTTCTTTCTATCGAACACAAAAACCATCCACTTATTTTTAATTGGCACCGGGCTAATCGGAAAAACATTAATACAACAAATCCATCAGCAACTCAATAAACTGCTCACATTCAACAATCTTGAAATTAAGCTTGTAGGACTTACCAACAGTCGCAAAATGCTATTGAATCAAGATGGTATTGCAGTAGATGGCGCTTTACAACAACTTAACGATCATGGAAATGAAGCTAGCCTGAAAGCGTTCAAAGAGACCATTATTCATTACAACCTTCCCAACAGTATATGCATCGACTGTACCGCCAGCGAAGCCGTGGCCTCTGTTTATGAATCATTGTTGGCTGAGAATGTGGCGATTGTAACACCCAATAAAAAAGCAAACTCAGCAGCTTACGATTCGTACGCTTCCATTCGCAAAACCGTTCGCGATCATGGCATTCAGTTTTTGTATGAAACCAATGTATGCGCAGGGCTACCGGTAATCAACACCTTAAACGATTTACTGTTAAGTGGCGATTCCGTGCAACGAATTGAAGCCGTGCTGAGCGGCACATTGAATTACATCTTTTCATCGTTCACAGCAGGCAAGCGATTTAGTGATGTAGTGGCCGAAGCAAAAGCTTTGGGCTATACCGAGCCCGATCCGCGCGATGACCTGAGCGGAATGGATGTGGCGCGTAAAATCCTTATCCTGGCGCGAGAAACCGGGTTGAAACTGGAGTTATCGGATGTAACAGTGGAGAGCCTTGTTCCGGAAAATTGTACCGGTGAACTTTCATCGGATGAATTTCTCGAGCGATTAAAAGCATCAGATGACTATTTTGACCAACTTCGATCGGAAGCGGAGCGCCAACAGAAAAAACTCCGCTACCAGGCATCGTTGAACGATGGCAAGATCAAGGTCGGCCTTGCTGCCGTTGGGAACGATCATGCATTCTACTCCTTGTCGGGAAGTGATAACATCATTCAGTTCATCACCACTCGCTACAGTGAACGACCCATGGTCATCCGCGGGCCTGGTGCTGGTGCAGAGGTTACAGCAGCCGGTGTGTTTGCTGATATCATTAGAATTGGAAATAATATACGGTAA
- the ilvA gene encoding threonine ammonia-lyase IlvA, giving the protein MKEKTASYLDITKAHETLKHVVLKTPLQFHRKLSERFKAEIYLKREDLQVVRSYKIRGAYNLIQGLTKEERSRGIVCASAGNHAQGVAFSCKLLNIQGTIYMPSITPKQKINQVKMFGGNQIDIVLVGDTFDECQEHALQHAVEFNKVFVPPFDHHKIIEGQGSMGIEIGEELSGIDYIFIPIGGGGLCAGVGSYFKTFSPNTKIIGVEPQGAPSMTEALKMGKPVVLESIQRFVDGASVKKVGNITFSYIKDFIHGMLLIPEGKVSSVILQLYNEDAIVAEPAGALSIAALEQYQDKIEGKKVVCIVSGGNNDIDRMQEIKERSLLYEGLKHYFIIRFAQRPGALKEFVNHILGPTDDIVRFEFIQKHNKETGPALVGIEVKSREDFELLRARMHEHQLNFTAINQHENLFEYII; this is encoded by the coding sequence ATGAAAGAAAAAACTGCGTCATACTTAGATATTACTAAGGCACACGAAACACTCAAACACGTTGTGCTCAAAACTCCTTTGCAGTTTCATCGCAAACTTTCAGAGCGGTTTAAGGCTGAGATTTATTTGAAGCGTGAAGATCTTCAGGTGGTGCGCTCTTACAAAATACGCGGTGCGTATAACCTTATCCAGGGTTTAACGAAAGAAGAAAGAAGCCGTGGTATTGTGTGTGCCAGTGCCGGCAATCATGCACAAGGTGTAGCCTTTTCGTGCAAACTGCTGAACATACAAGGCACCATCTACATGCCCAGCATCACACCCAAACAAAAGATCAACCAGGTTAAAATGTTTGGTGGTAATCAGATTGATATTGTGCTGGTTGGCGATACGTTTGACGAATGTCAGGAGCATGCGCTTCAGCACGCAGTAGAATTCAACAAAGTTTTCGTACCCCCGTTCGATCATCATAAAATAATTGAAGGCCAGGGCAGTATGGGGATTGAAATCGGAGAAGAGTTGTCGGGTATTGATTACATTTTTATTCCCATTGGTGGCGGTGGTCTCTGTGCAGGCGTGGGCAGCTATTTTAAAACATTTTCTCCCAATACAAAAATCATTGGTGTTGAGCCTCAGGGCGCTCCATCCATGACGGAAGCCTTGAAAATGGGGAAACCAGTTGTCCTTGAATCCATACAGCGTTTTGTCGATGGCGCTTCGGTTAAGAAAGTGGGCAACATTACCTTTTCATATATCAAGGACTTTATCCACGGAATGCTGTTGATCCCCGAAGGCAAGGTTAGTTCGGTTATCCTGCAGCTCTACAATGAAGATGCGATTGTTGCGGAGCCGGCAGGAGCGTTGAGCATTGCCGCACTGGAACAGTATCAGGATAAAATTGAAGGGAAAAAAGTGGTGTGCATAGTAAGTGGCGGGAACAACGACATCGACCGCATGCAGGAAATTAAAGAACGATCACTCCTGTATGAAGGCTTAAAGCATTATTTCATCATCCGGTTTGCACAACGCCCAGGTGCCCTGAAAGAGTTTGTAAACCACATACTAGGGCCAACCGATGATATTGTGCGTTTTGAATTCATCCAGAAGCACAATAAGGAAACAGGGCCTGCGCTGGTGGGCATTGAAGTGAAGTCGCGGGAGGATTTTGAACTGCTTCGTGCCCGCATGCACGAACATCAACTGAATTTCACGGCTATTAATCAGCATGAAAATCTTTTTGAGTACATTATTTAA
- the ilvC gene encoding ketol-acid reductoisomerase, which produces MAKINFGGTIEEVVTREEFPMDKALEVLGNETIAILGYGVQGPAQALNLRDNGFNVIVGQRKGSKSWNKAVEHGWVPGETLFDIEEAAKQGTILQFLLSDAGQIASWPTIKPHLIKEKTLYFSHGFGITFNDQTGIIPPSDVDVILVAPKGSGTSVRRLFLQGKGINSSYAIYQDASGKAREKAIALGIGVGSGYLFETDFKKEVYSDLTGERGTLMGAIAGIFEAQYEVLRSKGHSPSEAFNETVEELTQSLMPLVAENGMDWMYANCSTTAQRGALDWKKRFKEATLPVFKELYESVASGKEAKRTIDTCSKPDYREKLGEELAALRESELWQAGAAVRKLRPEKAGVEESMIN; this is translated from the coding sequence ATGGCTAAGATAAATTTTGGAGGAACAATTGAAGAAGTAGTAACCCGCGAAGAATTCCCGATGGATAAGGCATTGGAGGTTCTGGGCAACGAAACCATTGCCATTCTCGGATACGGGGTACAAGGACCTGCACAAGCATTGAATTTACGCGACAATGGATTCAACGTAATTGTGGGGCAACGCAAGGGCAGCAAATCCTGGAACAAAGCTGTGGAACACGGCTGGGTGCCGGGCGAAACACTTTTCGATATTGAAGAAGCCGCAAAGCAAGGAACCATTCTGCAATTTTTACTTTCCGATGCAGGACAGATCGCTTCATGGCCAACGATTAAGCCACATCTCATCAAAGAAAAAACCTTATACTTCTCTCACGGTTTTGGCATCACTTTTAATGATCAAACCGGAATTATTCCACCTTCAGATGTGGATGTGATTCTGGTTGCCCCAAAAGGATCAGGCACATCCGTACGGAGATTATTCCTTCAAGGTAAAGGCATCAACTCCAGTTACGCCATCTATCAGGATGCATCAGGCAAGGCACGTGAAAAAGCAATTGCGCTTGGCATTGGTGTCGGCTCAGGTTATCTATTCGAAACGGATTTTAAAAAAGAAGTGTACTCCGACCTTACCGGTGAGCGCGGCACCCTCATGGGCGCCATTGCCGGAATCTTTGAAGCGCAGTATGAAGTACTGCGTTCGAAAGGACACTCGCCTTCCGAAGCTTTCAACGAAACGGTAGAAGAGTTAACACAGAGTTTAATGCCGCTGGTTGCAGAAAACGGCATGGATTGGATGTATGCCAACTGCTCCACCACAGCGCAGCGCGGTGCACTTGACTGGAAGAAACGATTCAAGGAAGCCACGCTTCCTGTATTCAAAGAACTCTATGAAAGTGTGGCCAGTGGAAAGGAAGCAAAACGCACCATCGATACGTGCAGCAAACCCGACTACCGTGAAAAACTTGGAGAGGAGTTGGCAGCACTTCGCGAAAGTGAACTGTGGCAGGCAGGTGCGGCTGTACGTAAGTTGAGACCGGAGAAGGCCGGTGTGGAGGAGAGTATGATTAATTAG
- a CDS encoding ACT domain-containing protein has protein sequence MKQDFTIEVAADNNFSILNRIINVLNRRRVRIKRLVAHEDENDFRRGGATMLLHTTPEMIEKVKHQLEKLIEVESAVCYEGSSVYTEISLKNGKQVA, from the coding sequence ATGAAACAGGATTTCACCATAGAAGTTGCTGCAGATAATAACTTCTCGATCCTGAACCGGATCATCAATGTTTTGAACAGAAGGCGCGTGCGGATTAAACGATTGGTGGCGCACGAAGATGAAAATGATTTCCGCAGAGGTGGTGCAACCATGCTGCTACACACCACGCCTGAGATGATTGAAAAGGTAAAACATCAATTGGAAAAACTCATTGAAGTGGAGAGTGCGGTTTGCTATGAAGGCAGTTCCGTTTACACCGAAATCAGCTTAAAGAATGGCAAACAAGTAGCTTGA